One window from the genome of Breoghania sp. L-A4 encodes:
- a CDS encoding MFS transporter, producing MSDSTPQAETGSAVPFWRSVPFIILCGCVIATISFGPRSAMGLFLAPMTEAKGWTREIFALSIAVQNLLWGIGQPIAGALADRYGTGRVLAGGGVLYALSLFAMSWAPSPLWLHLSAGVGIGIALAACSFSIVLAAFGRIVTPAQRSIAFGIGTAAGSFGQFLFAPLGQALISNYGWQQALVLLGGLMLVLPLFAMALKGKPAPHAVRPGEKDQSMVEALTEAFGYRSYLLLVAGFFVCGFHVAFITVHLPAFIVDKGLDPSWGGWAIALIGLFNIVGSLVSGALGGRLPKQLMLAAIYAARGVVIMLFVLLPVTPVTVLAFSATIGFLWLSTVPPTSGLIAVMFGPRYMATLFGFAFFSHQIGSFLGVWLGGLLYDRTGSYDVVWWLGVALAAFAAVVHLPIKDSPVARLMPAE from the coding sequence GTGTCCGATTCAACGCCTCAGGCTGAAACAGGTTCCGCGGTGCCCTTCTGGCGCTCTGTTCCGTTCATCATCCTTTGCGGCTGTGTCATCGCCACCATCTCCTTTGGCCCGCGCTCGGCGATGGGGCTGTTTCTCGCGCCGATGACCGAGGCCAAGGGCTGGACGCGCGAGATCTTCGCCCTGTCGATCGCGGTCCAGAACCTGCTGTGGGGCATCGGCCAGCCGATCGCCGGCGCGCTCGCCGACCGCTACGGCACCGGACGCGTGCTGGCCGGCGGCGGTGTGCTCTATGCGCTGTCGCTGTTCGCGATGAGCTGGGCGCCGTCGCCGCTGTGGCTGCATCTCTCCGCCGGCGTCGGCATCGGCATCGCGCTGGCCGCCTGTTCCTTCTCCATCGTGCTGGCCGCCTTCGGCCGCATCGTCACGCCGGCGCAGCGCTCGATCGCCTTCGGCATCGGCACCGCGGCCGGCTCCTTCGGCCAGTTCCTGTTCGCGCCGCTGGGTCAGGCGCTGATCTCCAACTACGGCTGGCAGCAGGCGCTGGTGCTGCTCGGCGGGCTCATGCTGGTGCTGCCGCTCTTCGCCATGGCGCTGAAGGGCAAGCCCGCGCCGCACGCCGTGCGCCCGGGCGAGAAGGACCAGTCGATGGTCGAGGCGCTCACCGAGGCCTTCGGCTACCGCAGCTACCTGCTGCTGGTCGCCGGCTTCTTCGTCTGCGGCTTCCACGTCGCCTTCATCACGGTCCACCTGCCGGCCTTCATCGTCGACAAGGGGCTCGACCCGAGCTGGGGCGGCTGGGCCATCGCGCTGATCGGCCTGTTCAACATCGTCGGTTCGCTGGTTTCCGGCGCGCTCGGCGGGCGGCTGCCCAAGCAGCTGATGCTGGCGGCGATTTATGCGGCGCGCGGCGTGGTCATCATGCTGTTCGTGCTGCTGCCGGTCACCCCGGTCACCGTGCTGGCGTTCTCCGCCACCATCGGCTTCCTGTGGCTGTCGACCGTGCCGCCGACCTCGGGCCTGATCGCGGTGATGTTCGGCCCGCGCTACATGGCGACCCTGTTCGGCTTCGCCTTCTTCTCGCACCAGATCGGCTCATTCCTCGGCGTCTGGCTCGGCGGCCTTCTCTACGACCGCACCGGATCCTACGACGTGGTCTGGTGGCTCGGCGTGGCGCTGGCGGCGTTTGCCGCGGTGGTGCACCTGCCGATCAAGGACAGCCCCGTCGCCCGCCTGATGCCGGCGGAGTAG